The Ipomoea triloba cultivar NCNSP0323 chromosome 14, ASM357664v1 region CTTtagttaataataaattaactaaTCATCTAGACGTCGcttaaaaaatttcttttagCATAATACgctcaactttaaattttttagatAATATTTAGCTTTGATATTCGTACTATTTTGAATGTACCAAATGGATTGATCCTGCCCAAATAGAAATGATTATTTAATGTGGcgaataaaattcaaaattttactaGAAGAAATCTTTCTAACATAAGAATAcaacaacattaaaaaaaaatatacttgtttactttttagTATACCAAAaagtataattgttttgagCATTTGATGATACCTTGAACCTAACAACATAGACacaaattaaatagtaaaatgtggggacaacaatttttttcaaacaaataaaaatgtaagatacaaacaatataataaaacattaaaaacaaaattcaaagaTGGGATAACACATGAATCAAAGTTGCGACAAAGAGCTCCATGGCCAACCATCGCTTTCTCTTGCCACCATCACTTTTGTCATCAGCTTTTCTTGCTTCTCCACTGGGGCTACCTTTAACTAGAATTTTTGAACCATGAATtagaaaagaattttaaaaataaaaagaaaaaataatttttaaaaatgggaATCAacggtatttttttttttgaaaaagaatcaACGGTATAATATTAAGGATTATAAAATTATTCACGAGCTTCAAAGACAATTGCTGAGcacatattaattattaattaataataatataatacttgaaTTGAAGAGTACTAGTTGTTATTCCTTTCTTACCTTCAGTAGCTGGGGCAGTTTTGTTGAAATCTTCAAATATCTTAGCATCTGGTGAATTGTGAGCCAAGTGCAAGAGATCTGTATCACGTTTATTGTAAACAATTTAGTCCTcaatttatgtaattttttttatttagtagtcctcaagaaaaatcactatagtcaagaCTAAATAGAGTATTAACTCCTACAATTTATTCAAATTGTTATTCATTGAGCAATGATGAGTTAATACCCGATTTAGTGtatcgactattaggatttcaccactttagtCCTCAACTTCTAAACTTGCTCAATTCTATCCCCAACTATGTAATTGTTAACCAAAATGGTCCTAATCAGGATTATTTTGGTTTGGACAATGAACTATTTTAGACAAAAATTGTATAATTGATGATAAAATTGAACATGTTTAAAAGCCAATGATCAaaatggtgaaatcctaatattCGAGAGATCAAATCGGGTATTAACTCAGCAATGAAGAAAACTTGAATCACTCTCTCAAACCCACACTAAGACCCTATCCGAGTGAGGGATCGGACTTACCAGGGCATTGGGATATATTAGCCGGTGCATGACACTTATCAGGAAGGCCAAGAGCAAGAGTAGCATTGATCTTAAAGCCAAGGCTAGGGTCATTCCTATCCTTCACCAATATACACAAACACTTCTTGCTCTTCTCCACCACCTCTTTCAGCCCCGTGCAACAATCCGGCGTCGGCAATTTCGCGTCGCCGCTAACGTACGGAAGACAAGGGGCCAGCCCCACCAGCTGGTCCGCGCATTCCGCCCTGTCCTTCGCCGTGTCCGACCTCACAACACCACACAGTAGCGTTGCAATCAAGAAGATAATGCAAAAACTCACACTCTTTGAGTCCATTGAGAGAAAATGGCTAATAGTATAGTGTTTTAATTTGACAGAAAGAGATGTATAGATAATGGGGTGATGATGAATGATCTGATGCCCAATCGTACTCTGCACTTTTATTCTTTGCATGTGAATACCAATTGCCTTTATAGATGAGTACAAAGGAATTGAAAATAGATTTAAAGAAAAGGCTTTTTAATGTTACAGATCAGACCAAACATAAATAAATCTGTCAGTTTACAGTTAGCATCTTAAAGTCCTCGTCAAAACATCTACCTACATAGGTCACATGTCTTATCAATTATTTCAATAAATACTGCGACTCTCCTATGAAACCACTTCACGGATCGGGTCAAGACATTTCATTTTGACCCAATTTACCTCACATACAAAGATCTATGTGACGGTCTGTCTTCAATAAATTATTCATAGTAATTATCATTAATTCATAAATCACTATTTTTGGGTTTTTCCTTTTGTACCAAGTACGTTCACTAGAGtataaaaacatcattttcccaataatttatgttttttaagaTAAAGGAATTatataggaaaaagaaaagaagaaaaaagcttTATACATAACTTCTTGCGTGTATTGAAGCTAGAAGAcagaattttaaatataatgatGTTCCCTGTAAATGGCATCCCGTGACAAAATTTGTCATCTAGAAAATTATTGCTTGTTGATCCGTGATTATGTCTTGATTAATTAATGTGTAAAGTGAGTCCATAATTTCAATGTCACATGTCATAcattaattaggaataaatttgTCAATacataatgaatatatatattaccctGCTTCCAACATTTTGTATATATCCTATCttatatctaaaatctaaaaatataataagtgtgaatgaaggttataccctttatttatgttcatttttttccattaagtttttttttatacattatgctataaaagttgtactatataatattttggacaaatatacccctttcattatcttttttttttttttttgaaaaacaaccCCTTtattccgttatcttttccactattgttactatgcacatgcatccaccatatattttcttatattcttcaataataatagtatgtatacattatatattggagttatacgttagttactttttaaaatataaatatctaatttataaaaatgttttacattattattattattatttactataatttaaacatctaaaatctaaataaatttaaaattttaatataaaatattaatattgggcacctattttttgcacATCGCGTATAAAtaatattagtacaaatttaataagaggGAATAATGTTAAGTTCAAatgggaataaaaaaaaaaaaaaaaaaaaaagaagtgttAGTGTAATTAGGCGTGATAGCAGGAGACCCATGGTCTAactaaagaatttttttatcACTTCTTGCTATCACGCCTCTTCTCCACCTTCGGTGATTCCTCTTGTATTAGCAAATGTCATTGGTTGTCTATTGCATGCATCACAAAAACCAACGAAGATGATAAGGAAAGTTAAGAGGAGAGTGATGGAAAGGTCATTCAAGAGCTTGCAAATTTAATTCAAAGCAACCCAATCAGTAGTTTGTTGGAAAACCATTCATAAAGAAGGctcttaattattaattatttttcctcCTAATTTTTTAGACTTGTCCATATTATTTATTCTCCTTGGTGCCTACACCGTCACCAAAGATTTTACGCTTTTAAGACAGTACAGTGTTTAAAAGAAACACGACACAAATTATATTTCTAGTTCGTCAGCTCGCATCATCTCTACCTGTCTTCTAGTTTCTTCACCTGTCTTCTAGTTTCTTCACCTGTCTTCTAGTTTCTTCACCTTCGCGTTCGCATCAAACTTCCGCTCCTTTGGTCTTCATTTGACCTTTGACCTTGAGTCATCTTCCCCCAACTTACACGACAActtcctcctcttcctcctcttcctcaAACTTAagcttaaaaatttaaataaattaacttaGTTTGGGATTCAAACTCATGCCTTCTTGCAAAAATATCTAGGTTTTCGCCATTCCTCCACTTGATTTCACATGTTATAGTAGAAGGAAATGATTTATAAGTATTATGACATGATGAATTCTATTTTACAATAATTCGTACCATTTTAAGAGCATCCCTACTAGTGATTTATTCTCAATTTTTGAAACAGTAAATAACTAACATTTCAATTGGCAAAATATTTTCCCTGCAACATCTTTGACTCTTTGATTTTCTGTACTTTCTCCTGGGCCAGTCtcaatcttttttaatttttgttatatttttttcttttcgtttCCGTAATTCTGTTTAGTTTTCCACggcccttcttcttctttgtcttcttcttcttcttttttttttttcatttaatttgtttgttttgtattgttttattatttttgtttcaaacttttttttttataaaataccaaatttaatattattttgaattaacttttgaatgatttaattataattaaaatttaaaataattaaaataaaaagagcaacaacaaaaaataatttaaatatttgtaattattaatttaattaaatgtatGTATGCttattttaagtaatttttaGAGCATCCACAGCATTGTATAATAGGAGAATCATGTCAGTGTAAAAACTAAGCTTAAGAACCTTGAACTGAT contains the following coding sequences:
- the LOC116005188 gene encoding protein YLS3-like, with product MDSKSVSFCIIFLIATLLCGVVRSDTAKDRAECADQLVGLAPCLPYVSGDAKLPTPDCCTGLKEVVEKSKKCLCILVKDRNDPSLGFKINATLALGLPDKCHAPANISQCPDLLHLAHNSPDAKIFEDFNKTAPATEVKGSPSGEARKADDKSDGGKRKRWLAMELFVATLIHVLSHL